One Flavobacteriales bacterium genomic region harbors:
- the lnt gene encoding apolipoprotein N-acyltransferase, whose product MKQIEKIPNWLLILLSVVLYYAIWIPLHWSLLGFIVFLPYLILLNRWAEKGRKSWKVYGTTFLIYLLPALWTNSWISNAHWSGTVASAFFLTLLLSIPFSLFYRYNRKKKVKYGGFVFVLSMVGLEYLQNNWDFTWHWNNLGNALSNFPKLIQFYEFTGYSGGTFWMLATTILIFLWLKGHNRVKIILALVLMNGVFVSLNFQDSVKYDSSDSKLNVIIHQPNYDAYQEKFSTPMVFQIDAFFKDFKSLDTISPQLIVFPETFLKEEINENEIDSNPFINYIQKKLPKNATVLMGANSYHSVNPKTTLDPFTVRNSHSKGFHRKFNTAILFNKEKVFGLYHKSKLVAGVETAPHPELLSVILKGFNVDLGGVSGALGKDAQPKNLSTETFNLSPIICFESTFSEYIGEFTKQGSQLITVITNDDWWGNSAGHKQHLALSKIRAIENNKTIIRSANTGISAIISNKGEIIQFLGYKERGNISGKIALQASPSFYAKNGNLVARISLFVLVLLILQLEVVLIRKIS is encoded by the coding sequence ATGAAACAAATTGAAAAAATTCCCAATTGGTTATTGATTCTGTTGAGCGTTGTTCTCTATTATGCAATCTGGATTCCCTTGCACTGGTCTCTACTGGGTTTTATAGTCTTTTTACCTTATCTAATTCTTTTAAACCGATGGGCAGAAAAAGGTAGAAAATCATGGAAAGTTTATGGTACCACTTTTCTCATCTATTTACTCCCTGCACTCTGGACAAACTCTTGGATAAGCAATGCTCATTGGTCTGGAACAGTTGCTTCGGCATTTTTTCTCACACTATTACTGAGTATTCCTTTCTCTCTTTTCTATCGTTATAACAGAAAAAAGAAAGTGAAATATGGTGGTTTTGTTTTTGTCCTCTCTATGGTAGGACTAGAATATTTACAAAACAATTGGGATTTCACTTGGCATTGGAATAACCTTGGAAATGCACTTTCCAATTTTCCAAAACTGATCCAGTTTTATGAATTCACAGGATATTCTGGAGGAACATTTTGGATGCTAGCCACCACAATACTTATTTTCCTATGGTTAAAAGGTCATAACCGTGTAAAAATCATCCTGGCTTTAGTATTGATGAATGGAGTATTTGTGAGCTTAAATTTTCAAGATTCCGTGAAATATGATTCAAGTGATTCAAAATTGAATGTCATTATTCATCAACCAAATTATGATGCCTATCAAGAGAAATTTTCTACTCCTATGGTTTTTCAGATTGATGCATTCTTTAAAGATTTTAAATCCTTAGATACCATCAGCCCTCAACTCATTGTTTTCCCAGAAACTTTTTTGAAAGAAGAAATAAATGAAAACGAAATTGATTCAAATCCATTTATCAACTATATACAGAAAAAACTTCCGAAAAACGCAACTGTTTTGATGGGAGCAAATAGTTATCATAGCGTTAACCCAAAAACCACCTTGGACCCTTTTACTGTTAGAAATTCTCATTCAAAAGGTTTTCATAGAAAATTTAACACAGCAATTCTTTTTAATAAAGAAAAAGTATTTGGTTTGTATCATAAATCAAAATTGGTAGCTGGTGTAGAAACCGCACCACATCCTGAGCTTCTTAGTGTTATCCTGAAAGGTTTTAATGTAGACCTAGGAGGCGTTTCGGGTGCTTTAGGCAAAGATGCTCAACCAAAAAATCTTTCCACAGAGACCTTTAACCTTTCTCCCATTATTTGTTTTGAATCAACCTTTTCTGAATATATCGGAGAATTCACAAAACAAGGAAGTCAGTTAATTACTGTAATTACCAATGATGACTGGTGGGGAAATAGTGCAGGACATAAACAACACTTAGCTTTATCAAAAATAAGAGCGATAGAAAACAACAAAACAATCATTCGTTCTGCAAACACGGGAATTTCAGCCATTATTTCTAATAAAGGAGAAATAATCCAATTCTTAGGATATAAAGAACGAGGAAATATTTCAGGAAAAATTGCGTTACAAGCATCACCTAGTTTTTATGCCAAAAATGGTAACTTAGTAGCTCGTATCAGTTTGTTTGTACTGGTTTTACTAATTTTACAGCTTGAAGTTGTACTCATCAGAAAAATATCATAA
- a CDS encoding YceI family protein, whose protein sequence is MLLKRIVLFAVLIFGIVACSSDSQKNKEEVKKEKKVETLNFSKEEVSVKWTAYKFTERVGVSGTFKDVKTDSKLYGATFKDALENARFDINISSVFSNSADRDKKLVQHFFGKMAKTSVIKGFVSEVKGTDKNGQLSLSIQMNDVSRTLAMEYRLMTNNAYSVKGIMNLSDWKADDAVTALNNVCKDLHKGADGVTKLWPDVKIEVVLPFKK, encoded by the coding sequence ATGTTATTAAAAAGAATTGTACTTTTTGCAGTACTTATTTTTGGAATTGTAGCTTGTAGCTCAGATTCTCAAAAAAACAAAGAAGAAGTGAAAAAGGAGAAGAAAGTAGAAACTTTGAATTTTTCTAAAGAAGAAGTTTCTGTAAAATGGACCGCCTATAAATTCACTGAAAGAGTAGGAGTTTCTGGAACATTTAAAGATGTGAAAACAGATAGCAAGCTTTATGGTGCTACGTTTAAAGATGCTTTAGAGAATGCTCGTTTTGATATCAATATCAGTAGTGTATTTTCTAATAGTGCGGATCGAGATAAAAAATTGGTACAACACTTTTTTGGAAAAATGGCAAAAACTTCGGTCATTAAAGGTTTTGTTTCTGAGGTAAAGGGAACCGATAAAAATGGTCAATTGAGTCTTTCTATTCAAATGAATGATGTCTCTAGAACTTTAGCAATGGAATATCGTCTAATGACCAATAACGCTTATTCTGTAAAGGGAATCATGAATTTATCAGACTGGAAAGCTGATGATGCTGTAACAGCATTAAATAACGTTTGTAAGGATTTGCATAAAGGTGCTGACGGAGTTACAAAACTTTGGCCAGATGTAAAAATTGAAGTGGTTCTGCCATTCAAGAAATAA
- a CDS encoding YdiU family protein codes for MSTTLKNIIVEELPLDSIKENYRRSVKNACSSEVDPEVFPNAEIIHINHDLLKKLDIPGLSNSNDILMYFSSKNKLLNSVSYSWNYAGHQFGNWAGQLGDGRAINLTDLLVQSKLFSLQLKGAGPTPYSRKGDGYAVLRSSIREYLASEAMHHLRVPTTRALGILTSGKNVMRDPLYNGNPIYEKGAIVCRVSESFIRFGNFELLSSQNDLKNLKKLADFVIKYHFPTLQKSRSPYLELFEEIAIKTQKLTMEWLRVGFVHGVLNTDNMSILGQTIDYGPFGFLDHFDPNWTPNTSDFDQKRYRFSSQISIGLWNLYQLANALYPIIEDSKELERILKDYQNTAHKNYLTVMLKKLGLNIDPQLDDFVWKLEENMTKTPVDYTIFFRNLSQFDEENPHKWFDIIKDSLYQELETNQLLSWEKWFHSYASELKNQGNSRLRRKEEMDQVNPKYILRNYMADACISAAEKGDFSLFNEFYLLLQNPYEEQFEYEKWFKRNPFWTKENPNSSTLSCSS; via the coding sequence ATGTCCACAACCTTAAAAAATATTATCGTAGAAGAACTTCCCTTAGACTCTATCAAAGAAAATTATAGACGATCGGTAAAGAATGCTTGTTCTTCTGAAGTAGATCCAGAAGTATTTCCGAATGCTGAAATAATTCATATAAATCATGATTTATTGAAGAAATTGGACATTCCTGGATTATCAAATTCCAACGATATTTTAATGTACTTTTCCAGTAAAAACAAGCTCCTCAACAGCGTTTCCTATTCTTGGAACTATGCAGGACATCAATTTGGTAATTGGGCTGGGCAATTAGGAGATGGAAGAGCCATTAATCTCACAGATCTTTTGGTTCAGTCAAAATTGTTTTCTTTACAATTAAAAGGTGCAGGCCCTACACCTTATTCAAGAAAAGGTGATGGCTACGCCGTTTTACGCTCTTCTATTAGGGAATATTTGGCAAGTGAAGCTATGCATCACCTAAGAGTACCTACCACACGAGCCTTGGGGATCCTAACATCGGGAAAAAATGTGATGAGAGATCCGCTCTATAATGGAAATCCAATCTATGAAAAAGGAGCCATTGTTTGTAGAGTTTCTGAATCTTTTATTCGTTTTGGAAATTTCGAGCTATTATCGTCACAAAATGACTTAAAGAATCTTAAAAAATTGGCGGATTTTGTGATAAAATATCATTTTCCGACTCTTCAAAAAAGTAGGTCACCTTATTTGGAATTATTTGAAGAAATAGCGATAAAAACTCAAAAACTCACCATGGAATGGCTTAGAGTAGGATTTGTTCATGGTGTTTTAAATACGGATAATATGTCTATTCTTGGACAAACAATTGATTATGGTCCCTTTGGTTTTTTAGATCATTTTGACCCCAACTGGACTCCAAACACTTCTGATTTTGATCAAAAAAGGTATCGCTTTTCTTCTCAAATTTCTATCGGACTTTGGAATTTGTATCAACTTGCTAATGCGCTTTATCCAATTATTGAAGACTCCAAAGAATTAGAAAGAATTCTTAAAGATTATCAAAATACCGCTCATAAAAATTATCTTACTGTAATGCTTAAAAAATTGGGTTTAAATATAGATCCTCAATTAGACGATTTTGTGTGGAAACTTGAAGAGAATATGACTAAAACTCCCGTAGATTACACGATATTTTTTAGAAATTTAAGCCAATTTGATGAAGAAAATCCGCACAAATGGTTTGATATTATAAAAGATAGTTTGTATCAAGAACTAGAAACCAATCAGCTTTTATCTTGGGAAAAATGGTTTCACTCTTATGCCTCAGAATTAAAAAATCAAGGGAATTCTAGACTTCGTAGAAAAGAAGAAATGGATCAAGTGAATCCTAAATATATCCTCAGAAATTACATGGCTGATGCATGTATTTCTGCGGCTGAAAAGGGGGATTTTTCACTTTTTAATGAGTTTTATTTACTGCTCCAAAATCCTTATGAAGAACAATTTGAATATGAAAAATGGTTTAAAAGAAATCCGTTCTGGACTAAGGAAAACCCGAATTCATCAACGTTATCTTGTAGTTCTTGA
- the udk gene encoding uridine kinase translates to MKVIGISGISGSGKSRLTNSLAKHYGGRILVIHQDNFYHDQSDKIFEKRITTNYDEPDAIEFSLFTSKVKEIINGKETEIPIYDFAKHTRSEKKVVVKPTDILLLEGTMIFTQKDLTDLMDIKVFVHTPMDIAIVRRITRDIEERDRTASDIRDQYFKTVRKGMYQYSISYKGEADFIVSGEKDVLDYKDFVCSIIEM, encoded by the coding sequence TTGAAAGTTATAGGAATATCTGGAATAAGTGGATCTGGTAAATCTAGGCTCACAAATTCTTTAGCAAAACATTACGGTGGTCGAATCCTTGTGATTCATCAAGACAATTTTTATCATGATCAAAGTGATAAGATATTTGAAAAGAGAATTACAACTAATTATGACGAACCTGATGCCATAGAGTTTTCTTTATTTACTAGTAAAGTAAAGGAGATAATTAATGGAAAAGAAACAGAAATCCCCATTTATGATTTTGCGAAGCATACCCGTTCTGAGAAAAAAGTGGTGGTAAAACCTACGGATATTCTACTGTTAGAGGGAACCATGATTTTCACTCAGAAAGATCTCACAGATTTGATGGATATCAAAGTTTTTGTTCATACACCTATGGATATCGCCATTGTTAGGAGAATCACCAGAGATATTGAAGAAAGAGACCGCACAGCATCAGACATTCGAGATCAATACTTTAAAACAGTTAGAAAAGGGATGTATCAATACTCTATTTCTTACAAAGGAGAGGCTGATTTTATTGTTTCTGGGGAAAAAGATGTTTTGGATTACAAAGATTTTGTTTGTTCCATTATCGAAATGTAA
- a CDS encoding T9SS type A sorting domain-containing protein — MKLRRISLGLLVTFSLLLSIESKAQKYSDTEYKNNPHWIEMMSNPEANFYETQKAFKLYWEGREITKGCGYKPFKRWEESMQYWVDKQGNKPNSSKYQGTIIEGIKSSISSSNNESTQAQFISQNTANTSTTWNSLGPINVPSTTNWTSSSPGIGRLNTVAFHPTDSNTFYVGAPAGGVWKTTDGGNTYTCLTNQLGTMGISDIYVHKTNPNHIVIGTGDADGSDALAFGFFYSTDAGSTWIASTTGPPTGTVSTIVANPSNPNTLYAAVRYDGVYVSHDAGINWTESISGNFRDIAYHPTDSNKVYAVKDSRFYRTINAGSSWTSQNIGGGNHSRLTIGVSPNQANTVYLFAATGSGFGAFYKSTNQGVSFLAQTDANTPNLMGWQVSGNDSGGQSWYDMAIVVNPTNANEIYVGGVNIWKSINGGQNWSIVTHWYGGGGNPNVHADQHRFRYDPHGRMFICNDGGLLIRKNDNLFTLKSDGLVISQIYKHSVSAQNPNLIMAGFQDNGTALYRGGNWQRVIGGDGMNCIIHPNDSNVLLGSLYYGSIRRNLSSGNGFFTTIAADNVNGITESGAWVTPFVLNEFNPNRMYIGYRNVWTTDNYQEFNNQNIDWEQISTNLIGSTKKLRVLEASRADSNILYAAESTGLKVSKNVNSLSPNWSNVSLSGTPGNADNIYAIETVPNDSLKLFITIDQKVYQSTNGGISWQDINYNLNTSVIKRSLLWVDIPNGKGLYTVDALGVYFLPEGQSIWLEITDGLPNYISARDIKIYKGLNISDSKISIATYGRGIWQAPAYTTSAFQFTASDSVVNLCKGDVKLVSTNIADSIGWFNDSFQQISVNATYIIGNTTGGNIFAIGTYNGIKDTVEIIINNITFDTTIIASATGLSVQDAQADSYQWVTCPSMTEISGATNSSYTPTSSGSYAVKMTKADCETVSSCRFFVPLSVENVENSLFGISPNPFSNVLQVNLNSIQVEKMTLTDSQGRLIWVKEQGFGEKEIIDTEKIPSGIYFLNIDTKTGKETHKVVKE; from the coding sequence ATGAAATTGCGAAGAATCTCCCTTGGTCTTTTGGTTACTTTCAGCTTATTGTTATCAATAGAAAGTAAAGCTCAAAAATATTCCGATACTGAATACAAAAACAATCCACACTGGATTGAAATGATGAGTAATCCCGAAGCCAATTTCTACGAAACCCAAAAAGCCTTTAAACTTTATTGGGAAGGTAGAGAAATCACCAAAGGTTGTGGTTATAAACCCTTTAAGAGATGGGAAGAAAGTATGCAATACTGGGTTGATAAACAAGGAAACAAACCCAATAGCTCTAAATACCAAGGTACAATCATAGAAGGAATAAAATCAAGTATTTCATCTTCTAATAATGAATCGACTCAAGCACAATTCATTAGTCAAAATACTGCAAACACCTCAACGACGTGGAACTCTTTGGGTCCTATCAATGTTCCATCTACCACCAACTGGACTAGTTCTTCTCCTGGAATAGGACGATTAAATACCGTTGCATTCCACCCTACTGATAGTAATACATTCTATGTAGGTGCACCAGCGGGAGGTGTCTGGAAAACAACAGACGGAGGAAACACTTATACCTGTTTGACCAATCAACTTGGTACTATGGGAATTTCTGATATTTATGTTCATAAAACAAACCCCAATCATATTGTAATAGGTACAGGTGATGCAGATGGTTCTGATGCTTTAGCATTTGGATTTTTCTACTCAACTGATGCAGGAAGTACATGGATTGCTTCAACTACGGGACCTCCAACAGGAACCGTCTCTACTATTGTTGCAAATCCATCAAACCCTAATACGCTTTATGCTGCAGTTAGATATGATGGTGTTTATGTCTCTCATGATGCAGGAATAAACTGGACAGAGAGCATTAGCGGAAATTTTAGAGATATCGCATATCACCCAACAGATTCTAATAAAGTTTATGCAGTAAAAGACAGTAGATTTTACAGAACCATAAATGCAGGGTCTTCTTGGACAAGTCAAAATATCGGTGGAGGAAATCATTCAAGACTCACCATTGGAGTTTCTCCGAACCAAGCCAATACCGTATATCTCTTTGCTGCTACAGGCTCAGGATTTGGAGCTTTTTATAAATCTACGAATCAGGGAGTTAGTTTCCTTGCACAAACAGATGCAAATACCCCTAACCTGATGGGATGGCAAGTGAGTGGAAATGATTCTGGCGGTCAATCTTGGTATGATATGGCAATCGTAGTAAACCCCACCAATGCTAATGAAATATATGTGGGTGGAGTAAATATCTGGAAAAGTATCAACGGAGGTCAAAACTGGTCTATAGTAACACACTGGTATGGAGGCGGAGGAAATCCAAATGTTCATGCGGATCAGCATCGATTTAGATATGACCCACATGGAAGAATGTTTATTTGTAATGACGGAGGTTTACTCATAAGAAAAAATGACAACCTTTTCACCTTAAAATCAGATGGTTTAGTTATTTCTCAAATATATAAACACAGTGTTTCGGCACAAAACCCGAATTTAATTATGGCAGGTTTTCAAGATAATGGTACAGCACTTTATCGAGGTGGAAATTGGCAAAGAGTTATTGGGGGTGATGGAATGAATTGTATTATTCACCCAAATGATTCGAATGTTCTATTAGGTTCTTTATACTACGGAAGTATCAGACGTAATTTAAGCTCAGGAAATGGATTTTTCACAACTATTGCAGCAGATAATGTTAATGGAATAACAGAAAGTGGTGCTTGGGTTACGCCATTTGTATTGAACGAGTTTAATCCAAACAGAATGTATATAGGATATAGAAATGTTTGGACCACTGACAACTATCAAGAATTTAACAACCAAAACATTGATTGGGAGCAAATTTCAACTAATTTAATTGGTTCTACAAAAAAATTAAGAGTGTTAGAAGCTTCGAGAGCAGATTCCAATATACTGTATGCAGCGGAAAGCACAGGTTTAAAAGTTTCAAAAAATGTAAATAGTCTCAGTCCAAATTGGTCAAATGTTAGCCTTTCTGGTACTCCTGGGAATGCAGATAATATTTATGCTATAGAAACTGTTCCAAATGATTCTTTAAAACTTTTCATAACAATTGATCAAAAAGTTTATCAATCTACAAATGGTGGAATTTCTTGGCAAGACATCAATTATAACCTAAATACTTCTGTGATAAAAAGAAGTTTACTTTGGGTAGATATTCCAAATGGAAAAGGACTCTACACTGTAGATGCATTAGGTGTTTACTTTTTACCCGAAGGTCAATCAATATGGCTAGAAATCACCGATGGTTTACCGAATTATATTTCTGCAAGAGATATTAAAATTTACAAAGGTTTAAATATAAGTGACTCAAAAATTAGTATCGCAACCTACGGTAGAGGAATCTGGCAGGCACCAGCATACACTACTTCGGCTTTTCAATTTACGGCTTCTGATAGTGTGGTAAATCTTTGTAAAGGAGATGTTAAATTAGTATCCACAAACATTGCTGATAGTATCGGATGGTTTAATGATTCATTTCAACAAATAAGTGTGAATGCAACTTATATTATAGGTAATACCACAGGTGGAAACATCTTTGCTATAGGTACTTATAATGGTATTAAGGACACCGTGGAAATTATCATTAACAATATTACTTTTGACACTACCATTATTGCAAGTGCCACAGGATTAAGCGTTCAAGATGCTCAAGCGGATAGCTACCAATGGGTTACTTGTCCAAGCATGACAGAGATATCAGGTGCGACAAATAGCTCTTATACCCCAACATCTTCTGGATCTTATGCCGTAAAAATGACCAAAGCAGACTGCGAAACCGTAAGTTCTTGTAGGTTCTTTGTTCCATTGTCTGTAGAAAATGTAGAAAATTCTTTATTTGGCATTAGCCCAAATCCATTTTCGAATGTTTTACAAGTTAATTTAAACAGCATTCAAGTTGAAAAAATGACCTTGACAGATAGCCAAGGAAGGCTTATCTGGGTAAAAGAACAAGGATTTGGAGAAAAAGAGATTATCGATACAGAGAAAATCCCTTCGGGAATCTATTTTTTAAATATCGATACAAAAACGGGTAAAGAAACCCATAAGGTGGTAAAAGAATAG
- a CDS encoding sodium:solute symporter gives MDAQLTIILIVAYFALLIGISYLTGKDTSNETFFTGKRSSPWYIVTFGMIGASLSGVTFVSVPGWVEADGFAYLQMCLGYVAGYIVISQLLLPVYYKYNLTSIYQFLGERFGSNAHKIGSFYFIISRLIGASFRLYLVANIFQKYIASEFGISFSVTVLITIILIWLYTFRSGIKTIVWTDTLQTSFMLLAVGISVYLLLEKQGLSFADSWYILGDESLNKIFFWEDWASKNHFVKQFISGMFITIAMTGLDQDMMQKNLTCKSLKEAQKNMLTFGIILVFVNFLFLYFGGILTVFSDTHGMNLHNDALFPGIAMSGKLGAIVATSFVLGLIASAYSSADSALASLTTVFCVDFLKTKEVKKRTRTIVHIGFSILLFIIIINFKNFVSPNIISSLFKAAGYTYGPLLGLFFFALWSNRSLRKDLVIPITILSPILTFILQYYLKEYYKFDLGFTLLPINGALNYLGLFLISKPEKEKTT, from the coding sequence ATGGACGCTCAACTTACCATTATTCTCATTGTTGCTTATTTTGCCCTACTTATTGGAATTTCTTATTTAACAGGAAAAGATACCTCCAACGAAACTTTTTTCACAGGAAAGAGATCTTCACCTTGGTATATTGTCACCTTTGGGATGATTGGAGCTTCGTTAAGCGGTGTTACATTTGTGTCTGTACCGGGCTGGGTGGAAGCAGATGGTTTTGCTTACCTGCAAATGTGTTTAGGATATGTAGCTGGTTATATAGTTATTAGCCAATTATTACTTCCTGTTTATTACAAATACAATTTAACCTCCATTTACCAATTTCTAGGTGAAAGATTTGGATCCAATGCACATAAAATTGGTTCTTTTTATTTTATCATTAGTCGTTTGATCGGTGCTTCATTTCGTTTGTATTTGGTTGCCAATATTTTTCAAAAATACATTGCCTCAGAATTTGGCATTTCTTTCTCTGTTACCGTATTAATTACCATTATCCTAATATGGCTATACACCTTTAGATCAGGAATTAAAACCATTGTATGGACTGATACACTCCAAACCTCTTTTATGCTTTTAGCAGTAGGAATCAGTGTCTATTTATTATTAGAAAAACAAGGTTTGAGTTTTGCAGATAGCTGGTATATTCTAGGTGATGAATCTTTGAATAAAATCTTTTTTTGGGAAGACTGGGCTAGTAAAAATCACTTTGTAAAACAGTTTATTTCTGGAATGTTTATTACCATTGCCATGACGGGACTAGACCAAGATATGATGCAAAAAAACCTGACTTGTAAAAGTCTAAAAGAAGCTCAAAAGAATATGCTAACCTTTGGGATTATACTGGTTTTTGTTAATTTCTTGTTTTTATATTTTGGAGGAATTCTCACCGTTTTCTCGGATACCCATGGAATGAATTTACACAACGATGCCTTATTCCCTGGTATAGCCATGAGTGGAAAACTAGGAGCGATAGTTGCCACAAGTTTTGTATTGGGACTTATTGCTTCAGCTTACTCGAGTGCCGACTCGGCTTTGGCTTCTCTTACCACAGTTTTCTGTGTAGATTTTCTTAAAACAAAAGAAGTTAAAAAAAGAACTCGAACAATTGTACATATCGGTTTTAGCATTTTACTTTTTATAATTATCATTAACTTCAAAAACTTTGTAAGTCCTAATATAATCTCAAGCCTTTTTAAAGCCGCAGGATATACGTATGGCCCTCTTTTGGGTTTATTTTTCTTTGCACTTTGGAGCAATAGAAGCTTGCGGAAAGATCTAGTAATACCCATAACAATCCTATCACCAATTCTTACATTTATTCTTCAATATTATCTAAAAGAGTATTATAAGTTTGATCTAGGCTTTACCCTACTTCCAATAAATGGTGCATTGAATTATCTAGGTTTGTTCCTCATTTCGAAACCTGAAAAAGAAAAAACGACTTAA
- a CDS encoding O-antigen ligase family protein, producing MKHFLRGKYTFNQIREVLFGVLFLSLLLKESISTFVLMILLLFTLSRKEFWNQKWKWKNQIVSILMILYYLPFLYSYFYSTNLPLWRKELFFLLPFVLLPVAFYGLHFSRKTVRKIIDYYLIGFLLLIIYSLVIHTFQIDWTGKETSVFNQYYKFPKHIRYHYTSFSFAAVCLIYYVLYSEKILERDFKVYPKIVVVSILLIAIILPQSRLSIIMISVGFAIQLVRFIIKYKTSLKRKMGIAVVLSILGVFFAFKISETDRFKQMLQVDTTGKFKDHYDQDIHYNSSDIRLLLNHLAIGVLHEQDAWVFGIGSSNALPVRRAYMKKIGLDKHGIYDGQKFIHSNFNQHNQYFETLLSGGIFQFMVLITLLFITLIKSVQRRHYYMIFTVFAFSLFFLTESLLMKSKGMMLFLILIGIYNAIVSREDEMKISSRTTR from the coding sequence ATGAAGCATTTTTTAAGAGGAAAATATACATTTAATCAAATCCGAGAAGTACTATTTGGAGTACTCTTTCTTTCTTTACTTTTAAAAGAATCCATCTCAACGTTTGTTTTGATGATTCTGTTGCTTTTCACTCTTTCAAGAAAGGAGTTTTGGAATCAAAAATGGAAATGGAAAAATCAGATTGTGAGTATTCTGATGATTTTGTATTATTTACCATTTTTATATAGTTATTTCTATTCTACAAATCTGCCATTATGGAGGAAAGAACTCTTTTTTTTATTGCCCTTTGTGCTGTTGCCTGTTGCTTTTTATGGGCTTCATTTTAGCAGAAAAACGGTTCGAAAAATTATAGACTATTATCTCATTGGGTTTTTATTACTGATTATTTATAGTTTAGTTATTCACACTTTTCAAATTGATTGGACGGGAAAAGAAACTTCTGTTTTTAATCAGTATTATAAGTTTCCTAAGCATATTCGGTACCATTATACCTCTTTTTCTTTTGCCGCGGTTTGCTTAATTTATTATGTTCTTTATTCTGAAAAAATCTTAGAGCGAGATTTCAAGGTTTACCCAAAAATAGTTGTTGTTTCTATTTTGCTCATAGCCATTATTTTGCCACAGTCTAGGCTCTCAATTATAATGATTTCTGTAGGATTTGCGATTCAGTTAGTTCGTTTTATAATCAAGTATAAGACAAGTCTAAAAAGAAAAATGGGAATTGCTGTTGTATTGAGTATTTTGGGCGTGTTTTTCGCTTTTAAGATTTCAGAAACGGATCGATTTAAACAAATGTTGCAAGTGGATACCACAGGAAAATTTAAAGATCATTATGATCAAGATATTCACTATAATTCCTCTGATATTCGTTTGTTGTTGAATCATTTAGCTATTGGAGTGCTTCATGAGCAAGATGCTTGGGTTTTTGGAATAGGGTCTTCTAATGCATTACCTGTTAGACGTGCCTATATGAAAAAAATAGGGCTGGATAAGCACGGTATTTATGATGGTCAAAAATTTATTCATTCAAACTTTAACCAGCACAACCAGTATTTTGAAACACTTTTGAGTGGTGGAATTTTTCAATTTATGGTTCTGATAACACTTTTGTTCATCACACTAATAAAGAGTGTGCAGAGAAGGCATTATTATATGATTTTTACAGTGTTTGCTTTTAGTTTGTTTTTTCTTACAGAGTCTTTATTAATGAAAAGTAAAGGTATGATGCTTTTTCTTATATTAATAGGAATCTATAATGCAATTGTTTCAAGAGAAGACGAGATGAAAATCTCATCAAGAACTACAAGATAA